The sequence below is a genomic window from Kitasatospora kifunensis.
TCCGCAGGCCGGCGCCGATCCCGGCCATCGGGCTCTGCTCGGCGGTCAGCAGCAGCCGGGCACCGCTCTGCGTCAGCATCCAGTCCAGTCGGGCGGCGGGCGCTCGCGGGTCCAACGGCAGGTAGCAGCCACCTGACTTGGCGACCGCGAGCAGTGCCACCACCAGTTCGGCCGAGCGATCGAGCAGGACCCCGACGGGCTCCTCCCCGCCCACCCCCTCGGCCACCAGCCGCTGCGCCAGCAACTCCGCCCGAGCATCGAGTTGACGATACGTCAGGACCGTGTCGCCGCTGACCACCGCGGTCGCGCCGGGGGTGCGCTCGACCTGCCGGGCGAAGGCCGCCGGCAGCGAAAGGGACTGGTGAGAGGGACGCTGGACGGACACGTGTCACGAACTCCTCTGCGCAGGGCTCCGGAACGCGGCATCGCCGTCCGGTCTGAGGGCACACGGAAGGGCACCAGGCGGCCTGGTGCGCATGTTGTTCGACGTCGTGTAGCGATCATGCCAAACTCTGCCGCACCACAGATCGTCATGTTCATGATTTCGGCTCTTCTTGCACACAGTCCGCCGACCACGACGCGTCCACGGGCAATCCCCGGGCGCATCTGGCTACGGCACGCCCGGCCAGGCAATCTCCGCCCAGGCCGTCCACCGCCGACCGAGCCGCGAAACGAGTAGCGACCCGGCTACGCATGGTCAGTCATATTGGCTGGAACAGAACCCTCCGGTAAGCCAGGGCGACAGACTTGGGCAAAACACGGACTCGACCCGTCCTCGGGTGAGACGATCGCGCTCGCTTCGGCCGGCTCGCGCCACACGCACCCCAGCGCGCCACACACATCCCAGGCATCGCACCCGCCTCGCCCACCCCACCCATACCCCGGCATGCCCGGGAGACAGGGAGACCCGATGGACGCCCACGGAGCCGACCCCGGCACGGCCACCACCGCCGCCTTCAGCGCGGACACCGGAGTCATCGCCGAGATGGTGGGACGCCCACTGCGCTTCGACTCCACCCGCTACCTGCCGACGGACAGCTACGCCCAGGTCGCCACCGATCGCGTCTGGCGCGCGCACCGGAGCCTCGGGCTGACCGGCGAGACCCGCGAGTCGATCCTGTCCCTGCTGGAGGAGTTGACCGGATCCTGGGGCCGCCTGCCGGTCGGCACGCCCCCCGAGCGCGCCTGCTGGGTCTCCATCGACGGCATGCCCTTCGAGCCCTCGGTCGCCTGGGTGAACGGCACGGCCGGCGTCCGGATCTCGCTGGAGCCCCCGGGCGACGGCACCGCGGCGTCCAGGACGCGCGAGGCGATGGCCCTCACCCGCCGCCTGGCCGGCCGCCCCGGCGTCTGCGTCGACCGCCTGCTGAGCATCGAGGACCTCTTCGTCGAGGACGATCCGCAGGGGTTCTTCACCATGGCCCACGCGGTCGCCTGGCGGCCCGGCGCCCATCCCGAGTACAAGATCTTCCTCAACCCGGCGGTGGCAGGCCGCGAACAGGCCGCCGACCGCACCGAGCAGGCCATGCTCCGCCTCGGCCTCGAACGCCCCTGGCGCGCCCTGGTCGACCACCTCGGCGGCGCCTTCACGCCAGCCCACGAGCCCGTCGCCATCGCCCTGGACCTGGTGGGCGGCGAGGACTTCAGGGCACAGCTGTATCTGGCGCACTCGGGGGTGAGCGCGGCGCAGATCGACGCCAAGGCCGCCGTCGCCCGCGACCACGTCCCGGGCCTGTTCACCCGCGCGCTGCACCAGATCAACGGCCCGCACGACGCCGCCGCCTGGCAGCGCAAGCCCCCTGTCACCACCTTCACCCTCGACACCCGCCACGAGCTGCCGAGCGCGACCGTCTACGTCCCGCTGATCCCGGTGCACGACAGCGACGCGGCGGCCCGCGACCGGGTGGCGGCCTTCCTGCGCGCCGAGGGCTCCCCCGCGGCCGCCCCTTACCTCGCCCTGCTCGACGACCTCGCCGACCGGCCGCTGTCACGCTCACTGACCCAGAACTTCATGTCCTACCGGGGCGGCGACGCCTCGCGCTTCTCCATCTACCTGGCGCCCGGCACCTACCGCGCAGCCGACGAACTCGACTGACGAAGCGTCAGGAAACGTATCGTCAGAGTAGGCCCTGGCGAAGGGCATAGGCCACCGCATGGGTCCGGTTGCGCAGGTTCAGCCGATTGGTGAGCCGGTACAGGACGCTCTTCACCCACCGCTCGGAGTAGCCGAGCGCGGCACTGATCTCGGCGGTGTCCCGTCCCTCGGCCACCAGGCGCAGCACTGCGAGCTCCCGCTCGTCGAGCGGCTGATCGCACGCCTGCGCGGCCTCCACGCCCTGCTGCAACCGGGTTATCTGATCGAGTAGTTGGGTCAGCAGGCCCGGGGGCAGCGAGCTGCTGCCGCTGTGCGCCCCGTGCACGGCCTGCAGCAGCCGCGCCGGGGTGACCTCGTGCCGCAGCAGGAGGTGCGAAATGCCGCTGGCCGCAACGTCGAACAGCTCGTTCTTCTGGATCCGGGCGACGATCAGCACCTGCCGGATCCTCGGGTCGAACGCCAGCGAACGCGCCTCGCAGAGCAGTTCGTCGCTGATCGACTCGGCGAGCTGGACCACGGTGCAGCGCCGGTCGGCGGGGCGGTCCTCGACCAGGGTGACCCCTGGGGCGGCCCGCAGATAACTGTCCAGTCCGGCCCGGGAGATCGGATCGGCTGCCCTGGTCAGAACCGCTAAGGCCGGCATCGGCCACCTGCCCTTCGTGAGTCTTCGTCCGGCTCGGGTGCATGACTGCTCGTCCGGCGACCCGCACACCCCCGTCCGTGCCGCCACCCTTTACTACGGATCAAGAGCAGGCTCTGGTCACTCAGTCTACGAATCAAGCCGGAAAGCGGCCCGAAACCGACCCTGAGGCCGCACCCGACGCAGCCTCAGCAGCCCCCAGCAGCCCTCAAGCAGCCCACCACGCACCCGCCACCGCTCAGGACGCCTGACGGTCGGCCCGCACCCGGCTGCCGGGCACCGCCGTCGGCACCCCAACCGGCGCCGACGCCCGGCCCGGCGCCTCGCCCCTGCCCTGCGCCTCCACCCGCGGCACCTCCACCCGCGGCACCTCCACCCGCGGCGGCACCGGAGCGAGCTGGAGGCGCGGACTGTGTCCTGCCGCCCAGACCGTGGGCGCGTTGGGCGGTGCGGCCCGGTGGGCGGCGATGATCCAGCGGGTGAGGGCCTGGACGAAGTCCGGACCCAGCACCGCGGCGTCGTGCA
It includes:
- a CDS encoding tryptophan dimethylallyltransferase family protein; the protein is MDAHGADPGTATTAAFSADTGVIAEMVGRPLRFDSTRYLPTDSYAQVATDRVWRAHRSLGLTGETRESILSLLEELTGSWGRLPVGTPPERACWVSIDGMPFEPSVAWVNGTAGVRISLEPPGDGTAASRTREAMALTRRLAGRPGVCVDRLLSIEDLFVEDDPQGFFTMAHAVAWRPGAHPEYKIFLNPAVAGREQAADRTEQAMLRLGLERPWRALVDHLGGAFTPAHEPVAIALDLVGGEDFRAQLYLAHSGVSAAQIDAKAAVARDHVPGLFTRALHQINGPHDAAAWQRKPPVTTFTLDTRHELPSATVYVPLIPVHDSDAAARDRVAAFLRAEGSPAAAPYLALLDDLADRPLSRSLTQNFMSYRGGDASRFSIYLAPGTYRAADELD
- a CDS encoding helix-turn-helix transcriptional regulator translates to MPALAVLTRAADPISRAGLDSYLRAAPGVTLVEDRPADRRCTVVQLAESISDELLCEARSLAFDPRIRQVLIVARIQKNELFDVAASGISHLLLRHEVTPARLLQAVHGAHSGSSSLPPGLLTQLLDQITRLQQGVEAAQACDQPLDERELAVLRLVAEGRDTAEISAALGYSERWVKSVLYRLTNRLNLRNRTHAVAYALRQGLL